In a genomic window of Streptomyces koelreuteriae:
- a CDS encoding ABC transporter ATP-binding protein, whose amino-acid sequence MSATTESLAELERRATHHRDRPAYGHDALIACDRLVRIFAKRGGGDGMEVQALQGLDLLVREGELMALVGASGSGKSTLMNILAGLDVPTAGAAKVAGRDLLAMDAKARLRYRREVVGFVWQQTARNLLPYLTAAQNVALPMQLAGAPKKKRAGRADELLAMLGVADCRDRRPQQMSGGQQQRVAIAVGLANSPAVLLADEPTGELDSATGQQVFAAFRRANEELGTTIVIVTHDQAVAGEVRRTVAIRDGRTSTEVLRRTEVDEAGQESLVAREYAMLDRAGRLQLPDEYTTALGMADRVLLELEEDHIQVWPDGHG is encoded by the coding sequence ATGAGCGCTACGACGGAGTCGCTCGCGGAGCTGGAGCGGCGGGCGACGCACCACCGCGACCGGCCCGCCTACGGGCACGACGCCCTGATCGCCTGCGACCGGCTGGTGCGGATCTTCGCCAAGCGCGGGGGCGGGGACGGCATGGAGGTGCAGGCGCTCCAGGGGCTCGATCTCCTGGTGCGGGAGGGCGAGTTGATGGCCCTGGTGGGGGCGTCCGGCAGCGGCAAGTCGACGCTGATGAACATCCTCGCGGGCCTGGACGTCCCGACCGCGGGCGCCGCGAAGGTCGCGGGCCGCGATCTGCTGGCGATGGACGCCAAGGCGCGGCTGCGCTACCGGCGCGAGGTGGTCGGCTTCGTCTGGCAGCAGACGGCCCGCAATCTGCTGCCGTATCTGACGGCCGCGCAGAACGTCGCCCTGCCCATGCAACTGGCGGGCGCGCCGAAGAAGAAGCGGGCCGGACGGGCTGACGAACTGCTGGCCATGCTCGGGGTCGCCGACTGCCGGGACCGGCGTCCCCAGCAGATGTCCGGCGGTCAGCAGCAGCGCGTCGCCATCGCCGTCGGCCTGGCCAACTCCCCCGCCGTCCTGCTCGCCGACGAGCCGACCGGCGAACTGGACTCGGCGACCGGGCAACAGGTCTTCGCGGCGTTCCGCCGGGCCAACGAGGAGCTGGGCACGACGATCGTCATCGTCACGCACGACCAGGCGGTCGCCGGCGAGGTCCGCCGCACGGTCGCGATCCGCGACGGCCGCACCTCGACGGAGGTACTGCGCCGCACGGAGGTCGACGAGGCGGGCCAGGAGTCCCTGGTGGCCCGCGAGTACGCGATGCTCGACCGCGCGGGCCGCCTCCAGTTGCCGGACGAGTACACGACGGCGCTGGGCATGGCGGACCGGGTACTGCTGGAGCTGGAGGAGGACCACATCCAGGTGTGGCCGGACGGACACGGCTGA
- a CDS encoding ABC transporter permease produces MPRKDQGAPWVRTRLRTAPVSAVAFALLVLVTAFLAALLPRAVEAYETDGLREALAGASPESTVLELKAPQPGLEEPDAARADAVLPEALRAVEGSARALLPEPLRADPAESAYGVRTAKSLEALDASLPRPDGLPPRFTVLAQSGAAGHADVREGRMPTAGTSVTVDTRRVEGAVTTQTARVLRLRAGSELTLAGFQDRPLTVRITGVLEPRHPQRSYWSAEPTLRAPALASGNARPPQFYWEAGLLLAPGAAPALLGSQGEPEKYWRFAPATGGLTSGDTTALVEGVASLENGPGLVRMRGAAGPVAQLSTGLEQVVGSYTATRDAITPVVAVAAFGIAAVAVVVLTMSAGVAAARRDTELALLRARGGSLRGISGRLLAETAAPAVPAAACGLLLAVLVVDEARSLPAVLGAGAVALLACAGLPVRAALAHRRPRAHQERDDLAHTRPGRRRTVAELTLLVLAVGSVAALRRRGTSGGSGDLLVSAAPVLVGLVAALVLVRLYPLPLRWAAGPAGRLRGLVGFLSLARAGRSAAAVAALPLLALLTALTTAAFGGSVLAGVADARDRAALLETGADARISTTDGTPLPAGLARAVGEVAGVRQVTAVGIEYAAERETDEAESLPVAGVEPGSYAELARRTGLGGFTADRLGARGGVLDAVASPEVAKRIGRSPHRIVLPGGAVTVRITAVRPRTPAAPEGDFLLVDAAGLKDFGAPSVLLATGSGIDAEALRTAVNGTGAGLSVTLRGEARAALSDSPLQTGAERIYVWAVVAGAGYALLALVLGLLRSAPERAALLARLRTLGLTARQGRRLLGLEALPLALLAAGGGMAVGWATVGLLAPGIDLDRLALPDASGGTAPGGAALRADVWSLALPAAAAVLLAGAVAVAQAWWAGRRTPITHLRAGDMR; encoded by the coding sequence ATGCCGCGGAAGGATCAGGGCGCGCCCTGGGTGCGGACCCGGCTGCGGACCGCGCCGGTGTCCGCCGTCGCCTTCGCGCTGCTGGTGCTGGTCACGGCGTTCCTCGCCGCCCTCCTGCCCCGGGCCGTCGAGGCGTACGAGACGGACGGGCTGCGCGAGGCCCTCGCCGGCGCCTCGCCCGAGTCCACCGTGCTGGAGTTGAAGGCGCCGCAGCCCGGTCTCGAGGAGCCGGACGCGGCCCGGGCGGACGCGGTGCTGCCGGAGGCGCTCCGGGCGGTCGAGGGCTCGGCGCGGGCGCTGCTGCCCGAACCGCTGCGGGCGGACCCGGCCGAATCGGCGTACGGGGTGCGCACCGCGAAGAGCCTGGAGGCGCTGGACGCTTCGCTGCCCCGGCCCGACGGGCTGCCGCCCCGGTTCACCGTGCTCGCGCAGTCGGGAGCGGCCGGCCACGCAGACGTCCGGGAGGGCCGGATGCCCACCGCCGGCACATCGGTGACCGTGGACACCCGACGGGTCGAGGGAGCGGTGACCACCCAGACCGCCCGCGTCCTGCGGCTGCGGGCCGGCTCCGAACTCACCCTGGCCGGCTTCCAGGACCGGCCGCTGACCGTACGGATCACGGGCGTCCTCGAACCCCGGCATCCGCAGCGGAGCTACTGGTCAGCGGAGCCGACCCTGCGCGCTCCGGCCCTGGCGAGCGGCAACGCACGTCCGCCGCAGTTCTACTGGGAGGCGGGTCTCCTGCTGGCGCCCGGGGCCGCTCCCGCGCTCCTCGGCAGCCAGGGCGAGCCGGAGAAGTACTGGCGGTTCGCGCCCGCGACCGGGGGGCTCACCTCGGGGGACACGACGGCGCTCGTCGAGGGGGTCGCGTCCCTGGAGAACGGGCCCGGGCTGGTGCGGATGCGCGGCGCCGCCGGTCCGGTGGCGCAGCTCTCCACCGGCCTGGAACAGGTCGTCGGCTCGTACACGGCGACCCGGGACGCGATCACGCCCGTGGTGGCCGTCGCGGCCTTCGGGATCGCCGCGGTCGCCGTCGTCGTCCTGACGATGAGCGCCGGGGTGGCCGCCGCGCGCCGCGACACCGAACTCGCCCTGCTGCGGGCCCGGGGCGGCTCCCTGCGCGGTATCTCCGGGCGGCTGCTCGCCGAGACCGCGGCCCCGGCGGTGCCCGCCGCGGCCTGCGGGCTGCTGCTCGCCGTGCTCGTCGTGGACGAGGCCCGGTCGCTGCCCGCCGTGCTCGGGGCGGGCGCCGTGGCCCTGCTCGCCTGCGCCGGGCTGCCGGTGCGCGCGGCCCTGGCGCATCGCAGGCCGAGGGCGCACCAGGAGCGGGACGACCTCGCCCACACCAGGCCCGGCCGGCGCCGCACGGTCGCCGAACTGACCTTGCTGGTGCTGGCCGTCGGCTCGGTGGCGGCGCTACGCCGCCGCGGTACGAGCGGCGGGTCGGGCGATCTGCTGGTGAGCGCCGCCCCGGTGCTCGTCGGCCTGGTCGCCGCGCTGGTCCTCGTACGGCTGTATCCCCTGCCCCTGCGGTGGGCCGCCGGCCCGGCCGGGCGGCTGCGCGGTCTGGTCGGGTTCTTGTCGCTGGCCCGTGCGGGCCGCTCGGCGGCGGCGGTCGCCGCGCTGCCGCTGCTCGCCCTGCTGACGGCCCTGACGACGGCCGCGTTCGGCGGATCCGTGCTGGCGGGCGTGGCGGACGCCCGGGACCGTGCCGCTCTGCTGGAGACCGGCGCGGACGCACGGATCTCCACGACCGACGGCACCCCGCTCCCGGCGGGACTCGCCCGGGCGGTGGGGGAAGTGGCGGGCGTACGGCAGGTCACGGCCGTGGGAATCGAGTACGCCGCGGAGCGCGAGACCGACGAGGCGGAGTCGCTGCCGGTGGCCGGGGTCGAGCCGGGCTCCTACGCGGAGCTGGCCCGGCGGACGGGACTCGGCGGTTTCACGGCCGACCGGCTGGGGGCCCGGGGCGGGGTGCTGGACGCCGTCGCCTCCCCCGAGGTCGCGAAGCGGATCGGGCGGTCTCCGCACCGGATCGTGCTGCCGGGCGGAGCCGTGACGGTGCGGATCACCGCGGTGCGCCCCCGCACCCCGGCCGCCCCCGAGGGCGACTTCCTCCTGGTCGACGCGGCGGGCCTGAAGGACTTCGGCGCCCCTTCGGTCCTGCTGGCGACCGGGTCCGGGATCGACGCCGAGGCCCTGCGGACGGCCGTGAACGGCACCGGGGCGGGCCTCTCCGTGACACTGCGCGGCGAGGCACGCGCGGCACTGTCCGACTCGCCGTTGCAGACGGGCGCCGAGCGGATCTACGTCTGGGCCGTCGTGGCGGGCGCGGGGTACGCCCTGCTCGCCCTGGTGCTGGGCCTGCTGCGGTCCGCTCCGGAACGCGCCGCACTGCTGGCCCGGCTGCGCACCCTGGGCCTGACGGCCCGCCAGGGGCGGCGGCTGCTCGGCCTGGAGGCACTGCCCCTGGCGCTGCTCGCGGCCGGCGGGGGCATGGCCGTCGGCTGGGCCACGGTGGGGCTGCTCGCCCCCGGCATCGACCTGGACCGGCTGGCGCTGCCCGACGCGTCCGGCGGGACGGCGCCGGGCGGTGCCGCGCTGCGGGCCGACGTGTGGTCGCTGGCCCTGCCCGCCGCGGCCGCGGTGCTGCTGGCGGGGGCGGTGGCCGTGGCACAGGCCTGGTGGGCGGGCCGCCGGACACCGATCACTCACCTCAGGGCAGGAGACATGCGATGA
- a CDS encoding FtsX-like permease family protein — translation MTGLLLLRLRAHRLLLVAALLAVLLTTSVLAALAAFSGSVGDAALRGALDGRAAASASLVVEADVPRERREAARRAVEQGAREAFGGLPVTVRTLERSGPYALPRSLQAADAPAGEPDLTHLAALDRSRIRLVSGGLPGPAPTAQGEAVPVALPEAAADRLKLRPGARVTLTDRLGGKPLRVRVTGVYRAADSADPYWQADILGGQGVRTVAFTTYGPLLADASALASGRVTADGTGWVATADYRTVTTDGIGALRAAAVRATGALREDPALGGDADVRTELPEVLDRTGRSLLVARSTLMIVSVQLVLLAGYALLLVARLLDGERAGETELLRARGGSRGRIAGLAALEALLLAVPAAVCAALLSGPLARLLARWSSLEGIGLRLDAVPAGRVWLVAGGVAAACAVAVVAPALAATAGTPVRLRRVRATASAAPVRAGADVALLLIAGVAYWQLDRQTDATGGGVLSRDRAGDLGIDPLLVAAPALALLAGTVLTLRLLPLAARLAERRSASGRGLPAALAGWQFSRRPLRGAGPVLLLVIAVATGMLAIGHGASWDRSQDDQADFRTGAAVRVLDYRPGSPGQTGLYAALPGARDAAPAHRAALALSGDREATVLALDTAHAGEGMLMRGDLADEPPATLLRALAPPARDARRAVRLPDGTRRLALDARITDAQARTGRSPSGRAPQLTVVVEDRYGIGYRLGAGNVPVDGRVHRITLDLDVTATGRRAAPAGPLRLTGLQLDDTSPVGRSEKHRFTVERLLATGRDGSARTVPVPAGTRWQGQEVVTENGEVVSRGAAKPAVAGDAPLTVSYGTGAGRDENFIAPSIYTVGVTTAGARAPKELAAVATRDFLRAAGAEPGDTVDVPLSGEQLRVRIVRAVEELPTAATDLAGETVNGGALLLDLRAVDAVLAQRSSAPLSPTEWWVSAAPGKADEVAAALRARPDLGPNQVLVRDETAAELLRDPLGAGPRSALTAVAVAAALLAAGGFAVSAAGARRERSAEFAVLRALGAPRRDLARLVATEQSLLIGVGLLAGLGLGTVLTRAVVPLIVLTSGAGRPVPPVLVELPLFQVVLLLAGVAAPLLLITVASALRRAEPAVALRHQGED, via the coding sequence GTGACGGGCTTACTGCTGCTGCGCCTGCGTGCGCATCGGCTGCTTCTCGTGGCCGCCCTGCTCGCCGTACTGCTGACCACCTCGGTGCTCGCCGCCCTCGCCGCCTTCTCCGGCTCCGTCGGGGACGCGGCGCTGCGCGGCGCCCTGGACGGACGGGCCGCGGCCTCCGCCTCCCTGGTCGTCGAGGCGGACGTGCCCCGGGAGCGGCGGGAGGCGGCGCGGCGGGCGGTGGAGCAGGGGGCGCGGGAGGCGTTCGGCGGGCTGCCGGTGACCGTGCGGACGCTGGAGCGGTCCGGGCCGTACGCGCTGCCCCGTTCCCTCCAGGCGGCCGACGCCCCCGCCGGGGAGCCCGACCTCACCCACCTCGCCGCCCTCGACCGCTCGCGGATCAGGCTGGTCTCGGGCGGTCTGCCGGGCCCCGCGCCGACGGCACAAGGTGAAGCCGTGCCCGTCGCGCTGCCCGAGGCGGCGGCCGACCGGCTGAAGCTGCGGCCCGGGGCGCGCGTCACGCTCACCGACCGGCTCGGCGGCAAGCCGCTCCGGGTCCGGGTGACCGGCGTGTACCGGGCGGCCGACAGCGCCGATCCCTACTGGCAGGCGGACATCCTCGGCGGCCAGGGCGTGCGGACCGTCGCCTTCACCACGTACGGGCCGCTGCTGGCCGACGCGTCGGCGCTCGCCTCCGGCCGGGTCACGGCGGACGGCACCGGCTGGGTGGCGACGGCCGACTACCGGACCGTCACCACCGACGGCATCGGCGCGCTCCGCGCGGCGGCCGTGCGCGCGACCGGGGCGCTGCGCGAGGACCCGGCGCTCGGGGGCGACGCCGACGTGCGCACCGAGCTGCCCGAGGTGCTCGACCGGACCGGGCGGTCCCTGCTGGTGGCCCGGTCGACGCTGATGATCGTCTCCGTGCAGCTGGTGCTGCTCGCCGGTTACGCGCTGCTGCTGGTGGCCCGGCTGCTGGACGGCGAGCGGGCGGGTGAGACCGAGCTGCTGCGGGCCAGGGGCGGATCACGCGGCCGGATCGCGGGACTCGCCGCGCTGGAGGCGCTGCTGCTCGCGGTCCCGGCCGCCGTCTGTGCCGCGCTGCTGTCCGGCCCGCTGGCCCGGCTGCTCGCCCGGTGGTCCTCCCTGGAGGGGATCGGGCTGCGGCTCGACGCCGTCCCGGCGGGCCGGGTCTGGCTGGTCGCGGGCGGGGTGGCGGCGGCGTGCGCGGTGGCGGTAGTGGCACCCGCGCTGGCCGCCACGGCGGGCACACCCGTACGGCTGCGGCGCGTCCGTGCCACGGCCTCGGCCGCGCCCGTGCGCGCCGGAGCCGATGTCGCGCTGCTGCTGATCGCGGGCGTGGCGTACTGGCAGCTCGACCGGCAGACCGACGCGACCGGCGGCGGGGTGCTGAGCCGGGACCGGGCCGGGGACCTGGGCATCGATCCGCTGCTGGTCGCGGCGCCCGCGCTGGCGCTGCTGGCGGGCACGGTCCTGACGCTGCGTCTGCTGCCGCTCGCGGCCCGGCTCGCGGAGCGCCGGTCGGCGAGCGGGCGGGGGCTGCCGGCGGCGCTGGCCGGGTGGCAGTTCAGCCGGCGTCCGCTGCGCGGGGCGGGTCCGGTGCTGCTGCTCGTCATCGCCGTGGCGACGGGAATGCTGGCGATCGGGCACGGCGCGTCCTGGGACCGGTCGCAGGACGACCAGGCCGACTTCCGGACGGGCGCCGCCGTCCGGGTCCTCGACTACCGGCCCGGCAGCCCCGGGCAGACCGGCCTCTACGCCGCGCTGCCCGGGGCCCGGGACGCCGCCCCCGCGCACCGCGCCGCCCTGGCCCTCTCCGGCGACCGCGAGGCGACGGTCCTCGCCCTGGACACGGCCCACGCCGGGGAGGGGATGCTGATGCGCGGCGATCTCGCCGACGAGCCCCCGGCGACACTGCTGCGGGCCCTCGCACCGCCCGCGCGGGACGCCCGGCGGGCGGTACGGCTCCCCGACGGCACCCGGCGGCTCGCCCTCGACGCGCGGATCACCGACGCGCAGGCCCGGACGGGGCGCTCCCCCTCAGGCCGGGCGCCCCAGCTCACGGTGGTCGTCGAGGACCGGTACGGCATCGGGTACCGGCTGGGCGCCGGGAACGTCCCGGTGGACGGCCGGGTCCACCGCATCACCCTCGACCTGGACGTGACGGCGACGGGCCGCCGCGCCGCCCCGGCCGGACCGTTGCGGCTGACCGGACTTCAGCTCGACGACACCTCTCCCGTCGGCCGCTCCGAGAAGCACCGGTTCACCGTGGAACGGCTGCTCGCCACCGGCCGCGACGGCTCCGCACGGACCGTCCCGGTGCCCGCCGGAACGCGCTGGCAGGGCCAGGAGGTCGTGACGGAGAACGGCGAGGTCGTCAGCCGCGGGGCGGCGAAGCCCGCCGTAGCGGGGGACGCGCCGCTGACCGTGTCGTACGGCACCGGCGCCGGCCGCGACGAGAATTTCATCGCCCCGTCGATCTACACGGTCGGCGTCACCACCGCCGGGGCGAGGGCACCGAAGGAGCTCGCCGCCGTCGCCACCCGGGACTTCCTGCGGGCGGCGGGAGCCGAGCCCGGCGACACCGTCGACGTCCCGCTGTCCGGGGAACAGCTCCGGGTGCGGATCGTACGGGCGGTCGAGGAGCTGCCGACCGCCGCGACCGACCTGGCCGGGGAGACCGTGAACGGCGGGGCGCTGCTGCTCGATCTGCGGGCCGTCGACGCCGTGCTGGCCCAGCGGTCCAGTGCGCCGCTCTCCCCCACCGAGTGGTGGGTGAGCGCCGCCCCGGGCAAGGCCGACGAGGTCGCCGCCGCGCTGCGGGCGCGCCCCGACCTCGGGCCGAACCAGGTGCTGGTGCGGGACGAGACGGCGGCCGAACTGCTGCGGGATCCGCTCGGCGCCGGGCCGCGCTCGGCCCTGACGGCGGTGGCGGTGGCCGCGGCTCTCCTCGCCGCCGGGGGGTTCGCGGTGAGCGCCGCCGGTGCGCGGCGGGAGCGGTCCGCGGAGTTCGCCGTGCTGCGCGCCCTCGGCGCCCCCCGCCGGGATCTCGCCCGGCTGGTCGCGACGGAGCAGAGCCTGCTCATCGGTGTCGGGCTGCTCGCCGGGCTCGGTCTCGGTACCGTCCTGACCCGGGCCGTCGTGCCGCTGATCGTGCTGACGTCCGGTGCGGGGCGGCCGGTCCCGCCCGTCCTCGTCGAACTCCCGCTGTTCCAGGTGGTGCTGCTCCTCGCGGGGGTGGCCGCCCCGCTGCTGCTGATCACCGTCGCGTCGGCGCTGCGCCGCGCCGAACCGGCGGTCGCGCTCCGCCATCAGGGGGAGGACTGA
- a CDS encoding ABC transporter ATP-binding protein, whose amino-acid sequence MTENTSPGSGAALADDTSAEQMLRVEDLRHSYGTGAATVHALRGASFTVRRGELVALKGRSGSGKTTLLHMIGGLDSPQSGRVVVGGTDLSALSGSELLELRRDRIGFVFQSFGLIPILTAAENVGVPLRLRRAEPREREKRVALLLALVGLAGHETQRPAELSGGQQQRVAIARALANRPALLLADEPTGQLDAATGLAVMELLRAVVRSEGVTALVATHDPQLLGLADRVLELSDGVVAEE is encoded by the coding sequence ATGACCGAGAACACCAGCCCGGGCTCCGGCGCCGCCCTCGCCGACGACACGTCCGCCGAGCAGATGCTGCGGGTGGAGGACCTGCGGCACTCCTACGGCACGGGTGCCGCGACCGTGCACGCGCTGCGCGGCGCCTCCTTCACCGTCCGGCGCGGCGAACTGGTCGCCCTCAAGGGCCGCTCGGGCTCCGGCAAGACGACGCTGCTCCACATGATCGGCGGCCTGGACTCCCCGCAGAGCGGCCGTGTCGTCGTGGGCGGCACCGACCTGTCCGCGCTGAGCGGGAGCGAGCTGCTGGAACTGCGCCGGGACCGGATCGGCTTCGTCTTCCAGTCCTTCGGGCTGATCCCCATCCTCACCGCCGCCGAGAACGTGGGCGTCCCGCTGCGGCTGCGCCGGGCCGAGCCACGCGAACGCGAGAAGCGGGTCGCGCTGCTCCTGGCCCTGGTCGGTCTCGCCGGACACGAGACCCAGCGGCCCGCCGAGCTCTCCGGCGGACAGCAGCAGCGGGTCGCCATCGCCCGGGCCCTCGCCAACCGCCCGGCCCTGCTGCTCGCCGACGAGCCGACCGGCCAGCTCGACGCCGCGACCGGCCTGGCGGTGATGGAGCTGCTGCGGGCCGTGGTCCGCAGCGAGGGCGTCACGGCCCTGGTCGCCACCCACGACCCCCAACTCCTCGGCCTGGCCGACCGGGTGCTGGAACTGAGCGACGGAGTGGTCGCCGAGGAGTGA
- a CDS encoding vWA domain-containing protein, with translation MVAISLSKVQQTAPALVNLYKSAGVSLTKHGLDGLRAAVYLVVDHSGSMRPYYRDGSVQALADRVLGLSAHLDDDGTVPVVFFSTDVDAETSIALADHQGRIDRIVAGLGHMGKTSYHLAMDAVIDHYLDSGATEPALVIFQTDGGPLSKLAAERYLCKAARLPLFWQFIGFGDPDSKQFDFLRKLDELAVPGKRVVDNAGFFHAGEDPRRVPDAELYDRLVGEFPKWLVAARAQGIVPAQGTVPPV, from the coding sequence ATGGTCGCGATCAGTCTGAGCAAGGTCCAGCAGACCGCTCCCGCGCTGGTGAACCTCTACAAGAGCGCCGGGGTGTCCCTCACGAAACACGGCCTCGACGGGCTGCGGGCCGCGGTCTACCTCGTGGTCGACCACTCCGGCTCGATGCGGCCGTACTACAGGGACGGCAGCGTGCAGGCGCTCGCCGACCGGGTGCTCGGACTGTCGGCGCACCTGGACGACGACGGCACCGTGCCGGTTGTGTTCTTCTCCACCGACGTCGACGCCGAGACCTCGATCGCCCTGGCCGACCACCAGGGGCGGATCGACCGGATCGTGGCCGGGCTCGGGCACATGGGCAAGACCAGCTACCACCTGGCCATGGACGCCGTCATCGACCACTACCTCGACAGCGGCGCGACCGAGCCCGCCCTCGTGATCTTCCAGACCGACGGCGGCCCCCTCAGCAAGCTCGCCGCCGAGCGGTATCTGTGCAAGGCGGCGAGGCTTCCGCTGTTCTGGCAGTTCATCGGCTTCGGCGACCCGGACAGCAAGCAGTTCGACTTCCTGCGCAAGCTGGACGAGCTGGCCGTGCCGGGCAAGCGGGTCGTCGACAACGCCGGGTTCTTCCACGCGGGTGAGGATCCGCGGAGGGTGCCGGACGCCGAGCTGTACGACCGGCTGGTGGGCGAATTCCCGAAGTGGCTGGTGGCCGCGCGGGCCCAGGGCATCGTGCCGGCCCAGGGGACCGTGCCGCCGGTCTGA
- the qcrB gene encoding cytochrome bc1 complex cytochrome b subunit, which yields MGDDGARRVYGTASARRRPPAGKGEHLADWADGRLGLYGLARANMRKVFPDHWSFMLGEVTLYSFIVLILTGVYLTLFFEPSMQEVVYNGSYTELNGVLMSRAFESTLDISFDVRGGLLIRQIHHWAALVFITGMLVHMMRVFFTGAFRKPRELNWLFGWTLLMLGIITGLTGYSLPDDLLSGTGIRFAQGAILSIPIVGTYLSFFLFGGEFPGDDIISRLYPVHILLLPGIMLGLVTAHLILVFYHKHTQFPGPGRKERSVVGMPFLPVYMAKAGGFFFLVFGVLTVMGALAQINPVWAFGPYRPDLVTTGAQPDWYLGFSEGLIRVMPGWEINLWGHTLVLGVFIPFSLFPLILLALGLYPFIEAWITGDKREHHILDRPRNAPVRTGLGVAWLTLYAVLLIGGGNDIVATHLHLSINVITWFVRIGVFVLPVVAFIVTKKICMGLQRRDRAKVLHGRETGTIKRLANGEYIELHEPLAQSELFTLTQHEQNPPYEIGAEVDAGGVRRKVRRSERLRARLAKAMFGPDARIEKPTVEEYREITSGDHQPH from the coding sequence ATGGGCGACGACGGCGCACGACGGGTGTACGGGACGGCCTCCGCTCGCAGGAGACCGCCCGCCGGCAAGGGCGAGCATCTCGCCGACTGGGCGGACGGGCGGCTCGGGCTCTACGGGCTGGCCAGGGCCAACATGCGCAAGGTCTTCCCCGACCACTGGTCCTTCATGCTGGGCGAGGTCACCCTCTACAGCTTCATCGTGCTGATCCTCACGGGCGTCTACCTCACCCTGTTCTTCGAGCCGAGCATGCAGGAGGTCGTCTACAACGGCTCCTACACGGAGCTCAACGGCGTGCTCATGTCCAGGGCCTTCGAGTCCACCCTGGACATCAGCTTCGATGTGCGCGGCGGGCTGCTGATCCGCCAGATCCACCACTGGGCGGCGCTGGTCTTCATCACCGGCATGCTGGTGCACATGATGCGGGTGTTCTTCACGGGCGCCTTCCGCAAGCCGCGCGAGCTCAACTGGCTCTTCGGCTGGACCCTGCTGATGCTCGGCATCATCACCGGCCTGACCGGCTACTCGCTCCCCGACGACCTGCTCTCCGGCACCGGCATCCGCTTCGCGCAAGGCGCGATCCTGTCGATCCCGATCGTCGGGACGTATCTGTCGTTCTTCCTCTTCGGCGGGGAGTTCCCGGGCGACGACATCATCTCCCGGCTGTACCCGGTCCACATCCTGCTGCTGCCCGGCATCATGCTGGGCCTGGTCACCGCCCATCTGATCCTGGTCTTCTACCACAAGCACACCCAGTTCCCGGGCCCCGGACGCAAGGAGCGGTCCGTCGTCGGGATGCCCTTCCTGCCGGTCTACATGGCCAAGGCGGGCGGCTTCTTCTTCCTCGTCTTCGGCGTCCTGACGGTGATGGGCGCGCTCGCCCAGATCAACCCCGTGTGGGCCTTCGGCCCCTACCGCCCCGACCTAGTCACCACCGGTGCCCAGCCCGACTGGTACCTCGGCTTCTCCGAGGGCCTGATCCGGGTGATGCCGGGATGGGAGATCAACCTCTGGGGGCACACGCTCGTCCTCGGCGTGTTCATCCCCTTCTCGCTCTTCCCGCTGATCCTGCTCGCCCTCGGCCTCTATCCCTTCATCGAGGCGTGGATCACCGGCGACAAGCGCGAGCACCACATCCTGGACCGGCCGCGCAACGCGCCCGTGCGCACCGGCCTCGGCGTGGCCTGGCTGACCCTGTACGCGGTGCTGCTGATCGGCGGCGGCAACGACATCGTGGCCACGCATCTGCATCTGTCCATCAATGTGATCACCTGGTTCGTGCGGATCGGCGTGTTCGTGCTGCCGGTCGTCGCCTTCATCGTCACGAAGAAGATCTGCATGGGCCTCCAGCGCCGCGACCGAGCCAAAGTCCTGCACGGCAGGGAGACGGGCACGATCAAACGGCTGGCGAACGGCGAGTACATCGAACTGCACGAGCCCCTCGCGCAGAGCGAGCTGTTCACCCTCACCCAGCACGAGCAGAACCCGCCGTACGAGATCGGGGCCGAGGTCGACGCGGGCGGGGTCCGCCGCAAGGTCAGACGCTCCGAGCGGCTGCGGGCCCGGCTCGCGAAGGCCATGTTCGGGCCCGACGCGCGGATCGAGAAGCCGACGGTGGAGGAGTACCGGGAGATCACCAGCGGCGATCACCAGCCGCACTGA